From Halotia branconii CENA392, the proteins below share one genomic window:
- a CDS encoding CHASE2 domain-containing protein: MSQLVIFSLLGGDLNQGFGVVTAQLWHNNQLFKITGSLPAIPELSKLYRRWKLLYEAVHQCLGSNQRIKMHSQDITNISVNDFDEVCHQLKTHINAWLKSESFQNIERQLRTLLNRDDEIRVIFETNITSLHRLPWQLWDFFENYPKAELALSNHEYASPQVVRKSSTNRVKILAILGNSVGIDIDKDRSWLQGLTDTQTTFLVQPTRKELDEQLWNQSWDILFFAGHSTSIADGETGKIYINPTESLTIYQFKNALKTAITNGLKLAIFNSCDGIGLARNLADLNIPQMIVMREGVPDLVAQEFLKNFLVAFALNKPFYLAVREARERLQGLENDFPCASWLPVIYQNPTTVPTTWQELRGGLSDTKARDEVSTQSTILTAKSKSAIVTRKGKLWTVLLSTAIVTLSTIGLRYLGVFEKAELQTFDQMLLLRTKEDLDPRLLVVEVTEKDIQSRQETTKGIKSISDSTLAQLLNKLQKYQPRVIGLDIYRDFADPLRLRPFPVKDAARSLLPRSGTTTLRLNSATNAQDKLGQARNESKPIQLATELSKENVVVVCKGKDRQHDPEGVKPPVKVPVERQGFTDAIQDSDGIVRRQIIMMAQEPSSACTTPYSLSLQLAARYLSYENIQPDLNEDYVQFGSKIFKRLKPSRSGGYQQKVDLGGFQILVNYRNADYQRVSLTDVLSDKVNFDLLKDKVVLIGVTANTISDTWSTPDSAAQQPYQEIPGIFIQAQMVSQIVSAVLDERPIIGVLPFWGDVVWIWAWSSMSGLIVWYVCRSLPNKGCAIFAIAIILYGACAIALWATPFGSIILLKQGLWLPFIPSAFAVVASGVIVLFVQRS, from the coding sequence ATGAGTCAGCTAGTTATCTTCAGCTTGTTGGGAGGAGACTTAAATCAAGGATTTGGTGTTGTTACGGCTCAACTTTGGCACAATAACCAATTATTTAAAATAACAGGGAGCCTGCCAGCAATACCAGAACTTTCCAAACTCTACAGAAGATGGAAGTTACTCTACGAAGCTGTCCATCAATGTTTGGGCAGCAATCAACGTATAAAAATGCATTCACAAGATATTACCAATATTTCTGTGAATGATTTCGATGAAGTATGTCATCAGTTAAAAACACATATCAACGCTTGGTTGAAATCTGAATCCTTCCAAAATATTGAAAGACAGTTAAGAACTCTACTCAATCGAGATGATGAAATTAGAGTTATTTTTGAAACAAACATAACTTCACTACATCGATTGCCTTGGCAACTATGGGATTTTTTTGAGAATTACCCAAAAGCTGAATTGGCTTTAAGCAATCATGAGTATGCATCACCTCAAGTAGTGCGAAAATCTTCCACAAATAGAGTCAAAATTTTAGCAATTCTCGGTAACAGTGTTGGAATTGATATTGATAAAGACCGTTCTTGGTTGCAAGGTTTAACAGATACTCAAACTACGTTTCTTGTCCAACCTACACGAAAAGAACTTGACGAGCAACTGTGGAATCAGAGTTGGGATATTCTGTTTTTTGCCGGACATAGCACTAGTATTGCAGATGGAGAAACAGGAAAAATTTATATCAACCCAACAGAGAGTTTAACAATTTATCAATTTAAAAATGCACTGAAGACAGCAATTACAAACGGTTTAAAGCTGGCAATTTTCAACTCCTGTGATGGCATTGGTTTGGCACGAAATTTGGCTGATTTGAACATTCCCCAAATGATTGTGATGCGGGAAGGAGTACCAGATTTAGTTGCACAGGAATTTTTGAAAAACTTTCTTGTCGCTTTTGCTCTTAATAAGCCATTTTATCTGGCTGTGCGAGAAGCACGGGAAAGACTTCAAGGATTGGAGAATGACTTTCCTTGTGCTAGTTGGTTGCCAGTTATCTACCAAAATCCGACAACTGTTCCTACAACTTGGCAAGAACTACGCGGTGGTTTGAGTGACACTAAGGCTCGTGACGAAGTTTCGACTCAAAGCACAATTTTGACCGCAAAGAGCAAAAGCGCAATTGTGACTCGAAAGGGCAAACTTTGGACTGTATTGCTGAGTACTGCTATTGTGACTCTTTCAACGATAGGTTTGAGATACTTGGGGGTTTTTGAGAAAGCTGAACTGCAAACTTTTGACCAAATGCTACTCCTGCGGACAAAGGAAGATTTAGATCCAAGACTGCTCGTTGTTGAAGTTACTGAAAAAGATATTCAATCCCGACAAGAGACAACAAAAGGAATAAAATCTATTTCGGATAGTACGTTAGCTCAATTACTCAATAAACTACAAAAGTATCAACCGCGAGTCATTGGACTGGATATTTATAGAGATTTTGCTGACCCCCTTCGACTGCGCCCTTTTCCTGTCAAAGACGCTGCGCGTAGCTTGCTTCCACGAAGTGGTACGACTACGCTCAGGCTAAACTCAGCAACCAACGCTCAGGACAAGTTAGGGCAAGCCCGAAATGAATCAAAGCCGATACAACTTGCTACTGAACTGAGCAAAGAAAATGTGGTAGTTGTCTGTAAAGGCAAAGATCGTCAACACGACCCCGAAGGTGTTAAACCACCTGTTAAAGTTCCTGTAGAACGTCAAGGTTTTACTGATGCAATTCAAGACTCAGATGGCATCGTTCGTCGCCAAATTATAATGATGGCACAAGAGCCTTCGTCTGCTTGTACCACGCCTTATTCACTTTCGTTGCAATTAGCCGCTCGTTATTTATCTTACGAAAATATTCAACCTGATTTGAATGAAGATTATGTACAATTTGGTTCTAAAATATTTAAACGTTTAAAACCAAGTCGCAGTGGTGGCTATCAACAAAAAGTTGATTTAGGTGGATTTCAAATACTTGTTAATTACCGGAATGCAGATTACCAAAGAGTTTCTTTGACAGATGTATTGAGTGATAAAGTTAACTTTGATTTGCTCAAAGATAAAGTTGTTCTGATCGGAGTGACAGCTAACACTATCAGCGATACTTGGTCAACTCCCGACTCTGCTGCACAGCAACCTTACCAAGAAATACCGGGCATATTTATACAAGCGCAAATGGTCAGCCAAATTGTGAGTGCAGTTTTAGACGAACGTCCAATTATTGGGGTTTTGCCTTTTTGGGGCGATGTTGTTTGGATATGGGCATGGTCGAGTATGTCTGGTTTGATTGTTTGGTATGTGTGTCGTTCGCTACCCAATAAGGGATGCGCTATATTTGCGATCGCGATCATTTTATATGGAGCTTGTGCGATCGCCCTTTGGGCAACTCCTTTTGGCAGCATCATCCTTTTAAAACAAGGGTTATGGTTACCATTTATTCCCTCAGCCTTTGCTGTGGTTGCAAGCGGTGTTATTGTGTTGTTTGTTCAACGTAGTTAG